Genomic DNA from Triplophysa rosa linkage group LG6, Trosa_1v2, whole genome shotgun sequence:
actttatttgtattgtatcaaagAAGCTGTACCAAACgaaaaacacatgttagccaaacatagaataaataaagagaTAACCTTAAAAGTAGTAGTGTAACATACTGGAAAGCTTTCCGCACATCTCATGAGCAAAAGTCTCACGATTTATATCCAGAacgtgatgcatgatgggaGACACTTGGCCTTAAATAGTGTGGGTGTAGTGTGcgttaaaatgattttttgcccagaattttcatttttgggtgaacaccCTTTAAGGGCACTGCGCTTTGGCATTTTTAAGACATGGGACAGACTTGCACTTTGACCTCCTGTCTTGTGCATGCGCTCTCAAGTGGCCAAAACCacaagtgggggtatttggacAAAGCCTCCATCAATCTATCAGTCTAGTGTGATGAATGAACCAGAGTTTCATCTGAGATAACATCTGATgtattgtttatgttgtcaaaagataaaacatttcatATCACTAACGTGTCGCTAATATTCCACCGTGCACTAAGCAGTACATCAACACCTTATACTCTCTGTCTTGCATGGGCAGTGTCTTTGCGCTGGACGAAACTGCCGCCCGTGAGGACCGGAGGCCGAGAGCATGCCCAGGAAGTGCCCTATATGCGCTACGGGCACACTGCTGTCCTGGTAGACGATATTGTCTACATCTGGGGTGGTCGTAATGACACGGAAGGGGCGTGTAACGTGCTCTACGCCTTTGATGTCAGTAAGTGTCCCTCACGGATCATATAAATGTGTGTATTGTAATCCTAAGgtcaaatatttgtatttttcttaCATGGGTTAAGCAGAACTCTTCATCGGTGTTCTTCAGCTTTCATAATGCTCACAAGTACAGTGTCCTGTgcatttctgttctgtttactatagtagtggttctcaaacggTGGTACGCGTAGCGCCCTCTGGTGTTACCTGACACGAGAGGAAATCctcaaaatatatacatgtatttcAGATTTCAAAGGTTTTATAAAAATTGAATGAATGCAGAATTTCAGATCTATGTacaattttaatatagatttatgCATGGAACTCATCAGCTACAtcggtaataaaaacaacagaacaataaaacaaataatgatGCACTATTAATTTTATGGTGGAAAGAAAGCAAGTGATTTTCTAGGTGCTACTTGATCTGAAACGAGCTTGTGATTTATTTTCTTGATTTGTTTTGCAGTGAACTgatgttggtttgttttaaaacacagtATATTAAACTGCTCACTGTTGTCTCAGATAATCACAGATGGTTCACACCCAAGATTTCTGGAACAGTCCCAGGCGCTAGAGATGGGCACTCGGCCTGCATCTTAGGAAAATCCATGTACATCTTTGGTGGATATGAGcaactggtgtgtgtgtgtgggtgtgtgtgtaacatGCAGAAAACTGAATCATTTTTTCCTGTTAAACAAATGCTTCACACTTTATGACGTCTTGTGTTCTCAGGCTGATTGTTTCTCTAATGATATTCACAAGCTGGACACCACGAGCATGTGCTGGTCTCTCGTGAATGCCAGGGTGAGTTTGGTGGCCCACGTGCGTTTCTCCTGATTTGTTGGACTTTCTTTGTCTGcttagtttttgttttacatgtgatagtagtatacacacacacacacacacacacaccaacatgGGTGTGTATAATAACATAGTCAAGCAAATATGTGGATACATTTTGAGATGTTTTCAATAAAGCCTGAAAATATCTTAAGCTATATCACCTAAccctgtttctctttctctttcacttttttctttttcatgatttatttaaacCTCGTGATTTTATACAAGACGACAGTTTATGTTtatctgctttgtgtttttctatGTAGGGTACACCAGCTCGATGGAGGGATTTTCACTCGGCCACTATTATCGGCAGCAAGATGTTTGTATTTGGGGGCAGAGCGGATCGATTCGGTCCTTTCCACTCTAACAATGAGATCTATTGcaataaaatcaaaatttttGACA
This window encodes:
- the LOC130555409 gene encoding kelch domain-containing protein 3-like, encoding MLRWTVHLEGGPRRVNHAAVAVGHKVYSFGGYCSGEDYETLRQIDVHVFNTVSLRWTKLPPVRTGGREHAQEVPYMRYGHTAVLVDDIVYIWGGRNDTEGACNVLYAFDVNNHRWFTPKISGTVPGARDGHSACILGKSMYIFGGYEQLADCFSNDIHKLDTTSMCWSLVNARGTPARWRDFHSATIIGSKMFVFGGRADRFGPFHSNNEIYCNKIKIFDTETNCWLNTPSTQLLPEGRRSHSAFAYNGELYIFGGYNARLDRHFNDLWKFNPEAFSWKKVEPKGKGPCPRRRQCCCMVGDRIILFGGTR